Part of the Sinomonas atrocyanea genome is shown below.
AGACGTACCGGGGCTACACCCACGACCCCGCGGCGATGGTCGACGTGGTCCGCCGGCACGGGCTCGACCCGGTGTACGCGCACCGGGGCCTCGCGTGGCACATCACCGGTGCCGTGCGTGCCCGCTGACGCGCGTCAGAGCGGGGCCCGCGTCAGAGCGGGGCCCCGTCAGAGCGCCGGGGACAGCGCCTCGATGGCCTCCTCCGCGGCGCGCCGGCCCATGCGCAGGGCGCCGTCCACGTGCTGGTACCCCTCGGCCGCGAGGTCGGAGCAGGCCCAGTGGATCGGGCCGACCGGCGTGCGCTGGTCCGCGCCGTACCGGGAGAGGCCGCCGAGGTCGAAGCTCGCCGCGTAGGCGCCGCGGGTCCACTCCTCCGAGCCCCAGTCCGACTCGTAGTAGACCTCCGGGGTGAGGGCGTCGTCGCCGAGGTAGTGGGCGATCGAGGCGAGGATCGCGGCCCTGCGCTCCTCGGGCGAGAGGCGGAACACCGCGTCCGCCTTCTCGTCCGAGACGAAGCCCACGAGGGTGCCGCGGGAGTCGCCGTGGTTCGTGTTGTCGTAGACCTCCTGGACGAGCTGGTCCGCGCCGAAGCACGTGCCGGAGAGCTTGGCCTCGCGCCAGAACGGGCGGTCGTAGACGGCGTGGACCTTGATGACCAGGCCCATGGAGAGGTGCTGGTGCAGCTGGTGCTGGCGCCGCGGCAGGGCCGGGACGTAGGAGATGCGGCTGTAGAGCGTGGGCGGGACCGCGAGGATCGCCCGGCGCGCGGTGACCGTGACGCGGCCGGCGGTGCCGCCGTCGGCCGTCGCGGTGACGCTGCCGATCCCGCCCTCGCTCCCCTCCCACTCCAGGGTCCGGACCGGGGCGCCGAGGACCACGGCGTCGCCGAGCTCGGCGGCCATCGCCTCGCTCACGGACTGCATGCCGCCCACCACGCGCCTGTCGAGGATGAAGTCCTCGTCGAGGAGGTTGCTGAACGACCCGGCCGAGGCGGCCATGAGGACTGCCTGCAGGGCCGAGAACGCGTGGGCCGGCTTGGTCAGCATGCCGCCGGCGATGAAGAGGCCCACGAGGTTGCAGGCCTCCTCGTCGGCGGACTGGCCGCGGAGCCAGTGGTGGAAGCTGACCGTGTCGAGCCCGCGCGCCTTCGGGTGGGCCCACGGCTGCTCGGCGCCGAGCTCGGCGGCGAGGGCGTCGAGGATGGCGGTGAGGCGCTCGACCTCGGCGAGGGTGCCCGGGGAGACCGGGAAGTCCGCACCGGCGTAGACCGTGCGGGTGCCGTCCGGGGCGACGTAGACGTTCTCGCCCTCGCGGTAGCGCTGGAAGGTCTCCTTGCCGAGCTCGTCGACGAGGCCCAGGAGCTCGGTCTGGTCGGGGCTGATCCACTGGCCGCCGATCTCGAGGAACGCGCCGTCGATCGTGTCGCTCCAGGTGCGGCCGCCCACGCGGTCGCGGGCCTCGAGGACGACGACGCGCTGGCCCTCCTTCGCGAGGGTCCGGGCGGCCATGAGGCCGGCGGGGCCGGCA
Proteins encoded:
- a CDS encoding flavin monoamine oxidase family protein, coding for MSQPQTPAARTREADVVVVGAGPAGLMAARTLAKEGQRVVVLEARDRVGGRTWSDTIDGAFLEIGGQWISPDQTELLGLVDELGKETFQRYREGENVYVAPDGTRTVYAGADFPVSPGTLAEVERLTAILDALAAELGAEQPWAHPKARGLDTVSFHHWLRGQSADEEACNLVGLFIAGGMLTKPAHAFSALQAVLMAASAGSFSNLLDEDFILDRRVVGGMQSVSEAMAAELGDAVVLGAPVRTLEWEGSEGGIGSVTATADGGTAGRVTVTARRAILAVPPTLYSRISYVPALPRRQHQLHQHLSMGLVIKVHAVYDRPFWREAKLSGTCFGADQLVQEVYDNTNHGDSRGTLVGFVSDEKADAVFRLSPEERRAAILASIAHYLGDDALTPEVYYESDWGSEEWTRGAYAASFDLGGLSRYGADQRTPVGPIHWACSDLAAEGYQHVDGALRMGRRAAEEAIEALSPAL